Below is a window of Pedobacter africanus DNA.
AAGGCCAGGGCTTATGCCGACAGGCTTACAGATGGGATAAAAAATGCAGAAAAGATTATCCCTGACATTAAAGTTGAAGCCTATAACCGCCAGCATCTGAGGGATATCATTGAACCCTGGAAGCGGTATTTTGATATGAGTGAAGGTGGCTATAACCGTGCGCCCAAGTTTCCTTTGCCTAATAACTGGCAGTTTATGCTTCGCTACAGCCACCTAATGGAAGATGATGCCACCCATGTATCGGCGCTGCTGACCCTTGAAAAGATGGCTATGGGCGGAATTTACGACCATATAGGTGGTGGTTTTGCCCGGTATTCGGTAGATGGTAACTGGCATGTGCCGCATTTTGAAAAGATGCTGTACGACAACGGGCAGTTGATCAGCTTGTATGCCGAGGCTTTTCAGTATTCAAAATCAGCCCTGTTTAAAGAAATTGCAGAAGAGACGATTTCCTGGCTGGAAAGGGAAATGACCTCAGCCGAAGGCTTATTCTATTCGGCGCTGGATGCAGACAGTGAGGGCGTAGAAGGAAAATTTTATGTGTGGGACAAAACGGAGTTTGAGGCGACACTTGGCCAGGAAGATGCTGATTTACTGGTCGATTATTTTGGGGTAACGGAAGATGGGAACTGGGAAGAGGAGCAGACCAATATCCTGTTACGGAAATTTACGGAAGAGGAATATGCGGAAGTAAAAGGCCTTAGCATTATTGAACTGCTGCAAAAGATAAAAAATGCCAAAGCCAGCCTGCTGGAAGCGCGGAGTAAAAGGGTACGACCGGGACTGGATGATAAATGCCTTACAGCCTGGAATGCCATGGCTGTTAAAGGCCTGGCTGATTGTGCAGGAGTATTTGCCAATCCGCATTATTACAAACTGGCAAAAAATGCGGTTGTATTTATACTGGAAAATCTGAGTACAACAGATGGGGGGCTGTACCGGAATTATAAGAACGGAAAAGCCAATATTGCCGGATTTTTAGATGATTATGCTTTTTTTATAGAGGCATTGATAGCCTTGTACGCTTACGATCTGGATGAACAATGGCTGCAGCAAGCGAGGCGCTTGAGCGATTATGTATTGCTTAATTTTGAAGATGCAGAAGGGCCGATGTTGTTTTACACACCCGGAAACGGTGAGGTGCTGATTGCCCGCAAGCATGAAATTATGGACAATGTGATCCCTGCCTCGAATTCGGTCATGGCGCAAAACCTGCAGAAGCTGGGTTTGTTGTTTGACGATGACCGGTACCTGTTGAAGGCAGAAGCAATGCTGGCCGCTGTTTTGCCACAAATCAAAACCTATGGCTCTGCCTATTCCAACTGGGCTATACAATTGCTGAATGAAGTGTTTGGTATAAACGAGATCGCGATAGCTGGCGAAGGTTTTACAGCAGCCAAGACTGAAATCGATAAACACTACATTCCCAATAAAATTACATTGGGAGGAACAAATTCGGGACTGCCATTGTTAAAAGATAAGCAAAGCATTGAAACAAAAATCTATATTTGCCGAAATAAAGTATGCCAGTTGCCAGTAGCTACTGTTGATGAAGCATTAAAATTGATAATTAAATAACATTCTAATGAGTATTAAACCCAATACAGTGGTATCATTAACGTACGAATTGCATACGACTAATGAAGAAGGACAACAAGTTTTTGTAGAAAAAGCAGAGAAAGACAATGCACTCGTTTTTTTATATGGTACAGGAATGATGTTGCCAAAATTTGAAGAGCATCTGGCTGGATTAAATGTTGGCGATAACTATAGTTTCGAGCTTTCGGCAGCTGATGGCTACGGAGAAATCGATCCAGGTGCATACGCGGATTTGCCAAAAGAAATGTTTAAGGATGTTGACTTGCCAGCTGTTGGCGATGTAATTCCTTTACAGGATAACCAGGGCAACCATTTCAGGGCTGGTGTTACCGCTATCCACGAGGATGTGGTATCGGTAGATTTAAACCATCCTATGGCTGGTAAAAACCTGATTTTTGCTGGTGAAATCCTGATGGTGCGTGAAGCTACTCAGGAAGAGTTGAGCCATGGCCATGCACATGGTGCAGATGGTCACTCTGGTCACTAATTTGCATTACACTTTTCGCAAATGCCGTAAGCTGTAGAGCTTACGGTTTTTGCGTTAAAGCCTTTAGGCATTTTTATTCTTGGAACCTGTATTTCCAGGCAATAGATTTTAAGACATTGTGTGCAGTTGAAATGTACATGCTCATCATGATGATGCTCTTCTGAACAAGCGTCAGAACAGATGGCATAGTTTGCCGTTCCGTGCATATCCATGATCCGGTGAAGAATTCCCTTATCTTCATAGGTATTCAATATTCTGTAAAGTGTAACACGGTCAATTTCCTTACCCAGTTTTTTCTCCAGTTCAGGCTGAGAGATAGCCACGCTATCTAAAGCTATTTCTTCTAAAACGCGTACCCTTTGGCGGGTATGTTTTAAATCGTGCTCTTTTAATATGTTTACAGGATCAATATTCATAGCTTAAGGTTTATATGGCTTTGGCACCGATCAGTGAAATTGGTGGGTTATCCATTGCATTGCCTCCGTTTAATTTAAGTGTCCCTTTGATCACCACAGTTTTATAGGTGAATTTTATCGGTTCTGCCATTTCCACCAGCACCATAATTGGAACGCCATTTTTTCCACAGTAAAAACACTGGTTAATGGGTAGGGTAGAAAGCATGAACTTACTTTGTTTCATACCATCTTTAATAGGTACAATATAGCCCTCGAGCTCAAAAGGTTTGCCAGCATGCTTTTTAATATCGGCCGTAAAAATGGCCTGCATTTCTGTGTCTTTAACAATCTTGAAATCAACACCTCCAATTATGTCCCAGTTGTCAGAATTGATCTGATCATTAGGGTTGTGCTGGGCCTTAACAGAAATTCCGGTAAAAAGTAAGGCCATCAGTATGAGTTTTTTTATCATCATTGTATGTGTTTAACGTAATAACCGTTAGTTTTTGGACAGTATCTTCGAAATATTTGCTCTGTAGGCCTGTACCGCAGGTATTACCGCTGCAAATATACCAATCGCAAGGCCAGCAACAAACAGGTATATTTCATCATAAAGTAAAACAAAACCACTCAGCTGCGCCTGGCCGCTTTCCTGATTGCCGCCAATGAACGCTAAAACCAGGTGTCCAAGTACTATCCCGATTAAGGTACCTGCTAAAGTAAGCATAAGGCCTTCGGCAATGACTATGATAAATAGTTTTGTGCGGGAGGCACCCAATGTGCGCATAATGGCCAGGTCGTAGTTGCGTTCTTTCAATGAATTGTAGAGATTTACAAATACACTAATGGCTGCAATGAGCATAATGAGTACTGCAAACCATTGCAGGGTATCTACGCCCACACCAATTAAGGAAAACAGACGTGTACTTTCCTGTGCAGGGGATGCGGACTGCATATTGGTGGTTTCGTTTACCATTCGCGGGAACATGGCTACCGACATAGGCGAGCGGTATTGAATGAGCAGGGAAGTGAGCTCGCGCGGCTGCTCAGCTTCAGCATGCTCATGCCCTTCGTGCTCATGGCCTTCGTGTGCTTCATGATCTTCGTGATCATCATGCATTTTCCACACACTGGCCACATTGGTAAGGATAAGGTTGTCGGTTACATTTCCCTGAGGTTCCAGGATTCCCGAAACGGTATACTGGTGATGTTTGTGCACATCGGTATTTCCGCTAAGGCCATGGGCACCGTAGAAGGTATCGCCGATCTTCAGCTTTTCGTTTTTTGCAACGGCAGCGCCGATGGTGGTTTCAAAGTCGGTTTTCCAAAATTTACCCTGCCGGGTCTTCAATTTATAAAGGCTTACAAAGTTGCTGTCTGTGCCCACTATGCGAACCCCGTTGTAGTTATCGCCCAGTGCAAGCGGAACAGCCCGTTTCACAAAAGGGCTATGGGCCAGTTCCATGGCATCTTTTAAAGGGATATTGCCGGTTGGGAAATCGATATGATATATACTGCTGAGAATCAGCTGCAGCGGGCTACCCTTGGCACCAACCACCAGGTCTATGTCTTTAGAATTGTTCTCCAGTTTTTCACCGATTTGCCTGGAAGCAAGCAGTAAAATGGTTAAAATGCCTGTCCCAAAAGCAATGAGCATCATGTTAAGGGCGGCTGATAGGGGTTTAGACCACAGACTTTTCCAGCTTATTTTTAATGGGCTCATGATAATTGGTAGGTATTTGAAAATGCATCTTTAACTCTTTTGTCGTGCGTAGCCACAACCAGTGTTGCCTGGTTTATACCCGATTGCTGCAGCAGCAGTTCAAGTACCGCTGTGGCGTTTCTATCGTCCAGGCTCGAAGTCGGCTCGTCTGCTATCAGCAGTTCCGGCTTATTGATTGCCGCCCTGGCAATGGAAACACGTTGCAATTGGCCCTGACTAAGCTGGTTGGGATAGGCGTGCTTTTTATCGGCTATGCCTAAGGAACCCAGTACTTCATTTACCCTGTTTAAATCGGTAGGCAGCCCTGCAAAACTTTGTGCCAGTACCAGGTTGTCTGAAATGCTAAGACTCTTGATCAGGTGCGGACGCTGAAAGATGATCCCGATGTTCTGTCCCCTGAACTGATCCAGTGCTTTGGAGGATAAACTGTAAATGGAAGTTTCGTTGATCATTACTTCTCCGGCTTTTGGTTGCAATATCCCGGTGAGAATGTGCAACAGCGTAGTTTTTCCGCTTCCGGATTCGCCAAGCAGCAGCCATTGCTCACCATGCCTAATCTGCCAGTCCTTAAAGCTGATGGAATGTCCGCCGGTGTATTGATGTGAAACCGATTTTATGGAGATCATAGCCGTTATTTTTTTAGATGGTTGTTTAAATACTTCAGGTAAAGCTTTTTGCCATCCATCTTTTCATGTTTGCAGCCAGGATTGATCATGCTTACAAAAGCCAGAAATGCCGCGAATATTAGTTTCTTGTTCATATGGGATGGTGTAATACACAAAAATAGTATATGCAATTAAATTGCATATACTATTCGTGTAAAGTATTTGCTACTGCGGGTTAAAATAAACCGCAATTTTAGCTGTGCTGGCAGCTGCGGCTGTATTTCCAATTGATAAAATGTGCTGCAGCAATGGTAAAGCCACCCAGTGGGATCAGTATAGCCTCCAGGCTTTCTATAAAATAATGTCCCAGCGCTATTGATCCGAAGCCAGCCAGCAGTACAGCAATTGGTGTAATTTTTTTGTGCTTAGGATATGCGCTGGCAAGTGACCAGACACCTATCACCAACGAAAGACAGATCATGGTGATTTCCACCCAGCTATTGGCCAGGAAGCCTAATCCCCATAGCGGCAGGGTGCTGATAACGAATGGCAGGGCAGCGCAATGAATGGCGCAGGCCAGGGATGCAGTAATGCCCAGCTGATCAAGGCGCGCTGATTTAACAAATGGCTTCATCTTTTGAATTTGTTTTTTATAAAATGAACAGATAGATTTTTATAGCACAAATATAAAAGCAATAAAGTTGCATTTGCAAAAGATGTTTAAAAAAAAGTTATGATATAAAAAAATGCCCTCCGTAAGGAGGGCATTTTTTTCTTTGAAAGTCAGGGCATTAACCTTTGTACATTTTTGCCCTCAGCTCTGCTATATCCGGACTGCTGATGTATTCATCATAGGTCATCATTTTATCAATGGCACCGTTAGGGGTCAGCTCAATGATACGTGTCGCAACAGATTCGGTCAGGGCATGATCTCGTGAAGTAAAAAGGGCAGTGCCTTTAAAATCTTTCATGCCATTGTTCAGTGCAGTAATGGATTCCAGGTCGAGGTGGTTGGTTGGTTCATCAAACAACAAAAGGTTGGCATGTTTCAGCATCATCTGCGAGAACATGCAACGCATCTTTTCGCCTCCCGACAGTACTTTTACGTTTTTCAACACCTCTTCACCAGAGAAAAGCATACGACCCAGGAAACTCCTTACAAACTGCTCGTCCTGATCGGTGCCTGAATATTCACGAAGCCAGTCGACCAGGTTTTCATCTTTATTTTCAAAGTAAATAGAATTGTCGTTAGGGATGTCGGCCACATTAATGGTTACACCAAACTTAAATTCACCTTTATAATTCTTTTCCCTGCCGGTAAGTACATTGTAAAAAGCAGTTGTAGCCAGGCTGTTCTGAGATAAAACCGCAATTTTATCGCCTTTATTTACCATGAAGCTCACATCCTTAAACATTACTTCACCATTAAGTGTACAGGATAAATGTTCTACCTGTAGAATCTGGTCGCCAGCTTCCCTACCCAGGTTATTGAACAAAATGGCCGGGTATTTCCTGCTTGAAGCTTTGATTTCTGAAATGTCGATCTTATCCAAAGCCTTTTTACGCGAAGTTGCCTGTTTGGATTTAGAGGCATTTGCACTAAAGCGCTGGATAAACTCCTGTAACTCCTTCACTTTTTCTTCCAGCTTTTTGTTCTGGTCGCTGCGTTGTTTTAAGGCCAGCTGACTCGACTCGTACCAGAAAGTGTAGTTACCAGAGTAGATACTCATTTTGCTGAAGTCGATATCCACAATATGTGTACAAACCGCATCTAAAAAGTGCCTGTCGTGCGATACCACCAGTACAATGTTCTGATAGTCGGCCAGGAAGTTCTCTAACCAGGCGATGGTATCAATGTCAAGGTCGTTGGTAGGCTCATCCAGCAGCAGGATATCGGGGTTACCAAATAGGGCCTGTGCCAGTAAAACACGTACCTTTTGATTACCATCTAATTCTTTAAGTTGTTTATAATGGTATTCTTCTTTAATACCCAGGTTGCTCAGCATGGTAGCGGCATTGCTTTCCATATTCCAGCCGTCCATTTCCGCAAATCTGTTCTCCAGTTCGCCGGCACGTTCGCCATCTTTATCGGTAAAATCTTCCTTTAAATAGATGGCATCCTTTTCTTTCATGATGTCGTACAATTCCTTGTGGCCCATCATTACAGTTTCAATTACACTGAATTCATCAAACTCATAGTGGTTTTGTTTTAAAACCGCCATACGCTCTCCGGGGGTAAAAGCTACAGTACCTGTAGTCTGGCTTACATCGCCTGATAAAATTTTAAGAAAAGTAGATTTACCTGCTCCGTTGGCCCCAATTACCCCATAGCAGTTGCCCTGGGTAAATTTTAGGTTTACATCTTCAAATAAAGTTCTTTTTCCGTAGCGGAGTGATAAATTAGAAACTGAAATCATATTGCTGAAAAATAAGCCGCAAAGGTAAGTATAATTTATTTTATTAAGTTTGATCACTAGATTTTTGTATGGTAGGTAAAGAAGAACTGATTGCAAGACTGGATACTTCCATGAAATTTAAGATGGTCGACAATGTTACGGCCATCATTGAAGGCCATAATCCGGATATTGCCGATTTGCTGGAACTCAGCTTTTATAAAAAGAAGGAGGTAGCTTTCCGAGCGGCCTGGATGCTCGAGTACCTGATGACAAACCGGCCTCAGGAGTTCCGTGCGCATGTGCCGGCGTTGCTGAGCCTGCTTCCCCGCCAAAAGAACCCTTCGGCCATGCGTCATTATGCCAAAATTTTGGCACTGATGACAGACAGGAACGCAGATCCGGTTTATAGGGAGCTCTCCGGCCAGCTGGATTTTGATCCGGTAATAGAGGTGTTGTTTACCTGGCTGGTTGATCCGGAAACACTGGTGGCCAGTAAAGTACATTGTATGCAGGCCCTGGCCAACCTGGTGCCGCGGTACGGCTGGATAAAGGAGGAACTGCAGGAAACTATTGAACACCTGATGGGTATAGAAAGCATTGCTTTTTTTGCCCGTGCCAAAATGGTAAAGAAACAATTGAAAAAGTATTACACCAGGTAAACATTTCGTCTGCCCTTTAATTTTATTTTTGCAGGCATACGTACGTTTGTCTAACAATCATGGAAAGCGTTACCAAGAACGTTATGGAGAACAAAGAAATCACAATTTTAAGCAATATCATTAAACGCCGGAGAAGCATTTTTCCCGTTAGTTATACCCAGGAAGAGGTTCCGGTAGAAGTGATCAGACAAATCCTGGAAAGTGCCAACTATGCACCTACGCATAAACTGACAGAACCCTGGCGCTTTATTGTATTCAGGAACGAGGGGAAAATAAAACTGGGGCAGGAACTAGCCCGTCTGTATAAGGAAAGCACCCCGTTGAACCAGTTCCTGCAGAAAAAATACGATAGCATTACAGAAAAGGCAGAACAGGCCGGCTGTATCATCACTTTGAATGCAAAGCTGCATAGCGATAAAATTCCTGAATGGGAAGAACTGGCTGCTTTGGCCTGCGCCGTGCAGAACATGGCCCTTACCGCCGAGGCCCTTCAGGTTGGTGCTTACTGGAGTTCGCCAGGGATGATTGCAGATCTCAAAGAATATCTTAACTTAGGTGAACATGAAAAATGTTTCGGACTTTTTTACATGGGCTATCACAATGAAGAACCCAGGGAAGCGAAACGGACGCCTATAGAAGAGAAAATTAAATGGGTAGAGTCGTAAATATGGACAAAGAGAATTTATATCAGCTGTGCTTAAATTTTATTGAGCAGCGTATTCAGACTGCAGAAACTGCTCTGGCGCAAGCCCGGGAAGCCAGTAACGACGATACAAAAAGCAGTGCCGGCGACAAGTATGAAACCAGCAGGGAAATGATGCAGCAGGACATAGACCGTAACAAACGTTTATTGATTGATGCACAGGATAACCTGAAAGTATTGGAAGCTGTTGGGCATACAGCCGCCGCCGATACCATAAGTGGCGGAAGCCTGGTCCATACCACCGAAGGTATTTTTTACATCAGCATCAGTGCAGGGCAACTGCAGGCCGGGGGTAAAACCGTTTTTGCAATTTCGGCAGCTTCACCGATAGGTAAACTGATGCTTGGCCACAAAAAAGGCGAGGATTTTACCTTTAACGGCAAAAAATACAAGATTACAGCTGTTGAGTAAATTATTTGAAGCTCTTATTGATGCTGTTGTACAGGTTTCTGGCCGTATAGTTTCCAGGATCTATGATGCGCCTGATGGTGTACATCGGGTAGTTTTCATCCCTTTTGGTAGACAGGATAAAAGCAGCTTTAAAACCATGTTCCTTTAATTTAGGCAGGTTGGCTGCTTTAAACACACCATAAGGATAGGCGAAATATTCAACCTTTTTACCAGTTATAGCTTCAAGGGTTTTATTGGGCTTGTCGATCTGGATTTCCCAGTCCTCATCCGTAAACTGCGCAAAATTCTTGTGGTTCCAGGTATGGCTGGCAATGACATGCCCTTCATCAGACAGTTCTCTGATCTGGGCTTTGCTCATGTACCTTGGCCGGCCTATTGATACTGTCATGATAAAATACACGCCTTTAAAACCATGCTTCTTTAGCTCTTTTGCCCCCACGGTATACTGATCCAGATCGGTATCGTCAAAAGTAATCATAATGGGCTTCTCTGGCAGGGTGGCACCATTGTTCAGGTAATCATAGAGCTGGTCGGGCAGGATGGTATGGTAACCACTATCGGCCAGCATTTTCATGTGCGCTGCAAATTTGGCCGGGGGCATAATGTCGTCATGCGCACGTTTGGAATCAGAGGCCTTCCAATCCCTGATCTGATGGTAACAAAGTACCGGTACTTCCTTTTTACTTAAAATTTCGGCTGCGGTGGCTTCTTTTTTTGCACCTCCCTCAACATTTGCAGCAGCTGTTTCAGTAGTCGTACCGTCCTGTATACTGTTTTTATCTATGCCGACTTTAATGGTATTGGTACAGGCAGCAAGCATTAGGCCTGCTGCCGTGATAATTGCGAAAAATATGTGTTTCATTTTCAGATGAGAGCATCCTGGAGGTATTAAAAGCTTTTTACGATGCTGTTGTGCAGGGTTTTAGGGCTCCAGTAGCCGCTGGCAATGATCCGTCTTACGGTAAACAAGGGGTCGTTCTGGTCGCGTTTGTCGGCCAGTGAAAAGGCCATTCTGAAACCGCGTTTCTTTAACTGTGGGATGCCCTCTGCATTCCATAAACCAAAAGGATAGGCAAATTCCGTCATTTTTTTGCCGGTAATCTCTTCCAGTTTTTTTGTTGGCTTATCCAGTTGTTCCTCCCAGTCCTTGCCCTGATATTTTTTGAAGTTTTTATGGTCGTAAGTATGACTGCCAATTACATTGCCCTCATCAGAAAGCTGTTTGATCTGCTCCTTAGTCATATAATCTACAAACTTACCTTTCTTGCCTATAGATACGGTCATGATAAAATAAACTGCCTTATAACCATACTTTTTTAAAGTTGGTGCAGCTACCGTAAACTGGTCCATATCAGTATCGTCGAAGGTAAACATGATGGGCTTAGGAGGCAGGGGTGCGCCGGTATTTAAGTAGGCATACAGCTGGTCTGGTAAAATCGAGTGGTAACCACTGTCGGCCAGCATCTTGATCTGGTCTTTGAAATTCTGGATCTCAACAATATAATCTTTGCCTACTTTACCGTCTGTGGGTTTCCAGTTGCGCACCTGGTGGTAGCATAATATCGGCACCTGCTTGCGGGCCAGGATGGTTTTTGCATCCGCCACTTTTATTTTAGACACATCAACAGGGGTAGCCTGTCCGCCATCTGCGGCAGGTGCTGTTTCAGTGGTAGTTACATTAGCGCTGTCTTTGGCATTGGCCTGATCACCATTGGTTTGAGATTTTGACTGGCATCCGGCAGTAAAAATTACTGCTGCGGCCACTAGAGGTAAAAAGTAAGCTTTCATATGAGGTATTTGGTACAAAACTAAAAAATCAAATCAATAAATGGTAACTATCGCATTTATTACAATAATTTTCTACCATGGAATGTATTAATCAATATTTTTAGCTGATTAATTTATATCCAATTCATAATGAACAAACTTTACCTGCCGCTTGCACTGGCCTTTTCCATGTTTTGTGCCGGCCAAGATGCCTTTGCGCAAACCAAAACATTTACGATAACCGAAACACAGGCTGTTGCACCCCGTGCTAACTACCAGGCAGCATCCAGGTTTTCGCCAAATAAACTTCGCAAAATGGTGTATTCTTTAGCGGTAGATCCACATTGGCTGAAGCTGAGCAACCGTTTTTGGTACGAGTACGAAACACCAGCGGGAAAGGAGTGGTACCTGGTAGACCCTGCCGCCAAAAGCAAAAAGAAGCTGTTTGACAATGCCAAGCTTGCTGCAGAAATCACCAACACCATCCGCGATCCCTTTGATGCCCAGCATCTACCGCTGGAAAACCTAAAATTCTCGGCCGATGAAAAACAGCTTACTTTTGAGGTGAGAAGTACCGTAGATGAACTAAAAAAAGACAGAAAAGACAAAAAAGCAGCCGATTCTATGCAAAAGAAGGTCTTTTATTTCAATTACGACCTGGCTAAAGCAAAGCTTACCGAAATCCCTAATTATACCAAACCCAAAGCCAAACCTTCCTGGGGCTCAGTAGCGCCTGATTCCTCTGCAATCATTTTCAGCCGTAATTTTAACCTTTACTGGATGGATAAGGAAAACTATAAAAAAGCAGTTAAAAATGAAGAGGACAGCACTATTGTAGAACATCAGCTCACTAAGGATGGGGTGAAATTTTACCCTTATGGCAGCAACGGCGATGGAGAAAATAATGAGGAGAACGAAAAGAACAACAAAAAAAGACGCCCGGCTTATGTGATGTGGTCGCCCGATTCCAAACATTTTGTGCTTAACCGGACAGATTCCCGTAAGGTAAAAGACCTATGGGTAATCAATAACGTGGCAACAGGCAGACCAACTCTCGAAACCTACAAGTACCAGATGCCAGGCGAAAAGGAATCGCCAATTACAGAGATATTGTTGTTCAACTTCGCTTCAAAAAGTTATAAAAAACTGAATACTGCAGCATTTAAAGATCAGACCGTATCGGTGTGGGGTGCCCCCTTAAAAAATAAAGACCGCGATAACGAATTCCGCCCCTCTATCTGGCTTGGAAATAACAGTAAAGTATATTTTCAACGCACCAGCCGAGATTTAAAACGTATAGACGTTTGTATGGTTGATATCAATACGGGCACAGTTACACCCCTGATAGACGAGCGTTTCAACACTTATGTGGAAGTAATCCGACCAGGATTGGTGAATGATGGTAATGAGTTGATCCACTGGTCGGAACGCGATGGCTGGGCACATTTTTACCTGTTCGATGGAAATGGCAAATTGAAGAACCAGATTACCAGGGGTGCTTTCCACTGCGAAGAAATTGTAAATATAGATCAGAAGAATCGTGTCCTTTATTTTACAGCGAACGGGAGGGAAGCCAAAGAAGACCCTTATTACCTGCATTTGTACCGTATCAATTTCGATGGTTCGGGCATGAAACTGCTGAACCCCGGCGATTTTGACCATGCCATCAACATGAATGATGAAGCCAAATATTTTATCAATAACTTTTCCAGGGTAAACACTGTGCCTAAATCGGTACTGATGGACAACAATGGCAGGGTGGTGATGAACCTGGAAACTGCCGATCTGTCTTTGTTAATGGCAACAGGCTATAAATTTCCGGAACCTTTTAGGGTGAAAGCAGATGATGGGGTGACCGATATTTACGGCGTAATGTACAAGCCTTTTGATTTTGACCCGAATAAAAAATATCCTGTTATCGAGTACGTATATCCCGGGCCGCAGACAGAAGCGGTAAACAAAGCCTTCAGTAAAAGCATGGACAGGACCGATCGTCTGGCACAGTTTGGTTATATTGTGGTCACAGTAGGTAACCGTGGCGGTAACCCTGC
It encodes the following:
- a CDS encoding polysaccharide deacetylase family protein, with translation MKHIFFAIITAAGLMLAACTNTIKVGIDKNSIQDGTTTETAAANVEGGAKKEATAAEILSKKEVPVLCYHQIRDWKASDSKRAHDDIMPPAKFAAHMKMLADSGYHTILPDQLYDYLNNGATLPEKPIMITFDDTDLDQYTVGAKELKKHGFKGVYFIMTVSIGRPRYMSKAQIRELSDEGHVIASHTWNHKNFAQFTDEDWEIQIDKPNKTLEAITGKKVEYFAYPYGVFKAANLPKLKEHGFKAAFILSTKRDENYPMYTIRRIIDPGNYTARNLYNSINKSFK
- a CDS encoding polysaccharide deacetylase family protein, whose translation is MKAYFLPLVAAAVIFTAGCQSKSQTNGDQANAKDSANVTTTETAPAADGGQATPVDVSKIKVADAKTILARKQVPILCYHQVRNWKPTDGKVGKDYIVEIQNFKDQIKMLADSGYHSILPDQLYAYLNTGAPLPPKPIMFTFDDTDMDQFTVAAPTLKKYGYKAVYFIMTVSIGKKGKFVDYMTKEQIKQLSDEGNVIGSHTYDHKNFKKYQGKDWEEQLDKPTKKLEEITGKKMTEFAYPFGLWNAEGIPQLKKRGFRMAFSLADKRDQNDPLFTVRRIIASGYWSPKTLHNSIVKSF
- a CDS encoding S9 family peptidase, which gives rise to MNKLYLPLALAFSMFCAGQDAFAQTKTFTITETQAVAPRANYQAASRFSPNKLRKMVYSLAVDPHWLKLSNRFWYEYETPAGKEWYLVDPAAKSKKKLFDNAKLAAEITNTIRDPFDAQHLPLENLKFSADEKQLTFEVRSTVDELKKDRKDKKAADSMQKKVFYFNYDLAKAKLTEIPNYTKPKAKPSWGSVAPDSSAIIFSRNFNLYWMDKENYKKAVKNEEDSTIVEHQLTKDGVKFYPYGSNGDGENNEENEKNNKKRRPAYVMWSPDSKHFVLNRTDSRKVKDLWVINNVATGRPTLETYKYQMPGEKESPITEILLFNFASKSYKKLNTAAFKDQTVSVWGAPLKNKDRDNEFRPSIWLGNNSKVYFQRTSRDLKRIDVCMVDINTGTVTPLIDERFNTYVEVIRPGLVNDGNELIHWSERDGWAHFYLFDGNGKLKNQITRGAFHCEEIVNIDQKNRVLYFTANGREAKEDPYYLHLYRINFDGSGMKLLNPGDFDHAINMNDEAKYFINNFSRVNTVPKSVLMDNNGRVVMNLETADLSLLMATGYKFPEPFRVKADDGVTDIYGVMYKPFDFDPNKKYPVIEYVYPGPQTEAVNKAFSKSMDRTDRLAQFGYIVVTVGNRGGNPARSKWYHTYGYGNLRDYGLADKKAAVEQLSDRYSFIDVTKVGITGHSGGGFMSTAAMLVYPDFFKVAVSNAGNHDNSIYNRWWSEKHHGVKEVVSAKGDTTFTYSIDKNPDLARNLKGHLMLMTGDIDNNVHPANTIRVANALMKAGKRFELVMVPGQRHGFGELTEYTFWKLADHFNKYLIGDDRSSGEVNILEMDREIERKR